The DNA region TTGTTTGTGACGAACGCTTCTTCGGCCTACTGAACCAGGGATACGGCAACGGTTACCGTACTCGCTCGCGTGCAGCAGGGATTCACTTTATGTACGAAAAGATCGCGCGTGCCGCTCAGTTTTTGTAAAAAAATAAACGCATAAATACAAAAAACTCGCCTTACCCGCACCACCGCCGTCTCCCTTTTGCCTAGCCGGTCGTCTTTCGGTAACGCCAGACCGCCAGCAGGTTGATCGCCACCGCCATCACGAAAATCGCGATGACTTCGCCCCGCACGTTCGCGAAGGTGCTGCCTTTCAGGAGGATCATGCGGGAGGTTCGGATGATGTAGTAGAGCGGGTTGAAGCGGTTGATTGCCTGCGCCCAGGTGGGCATGTACTCGGGTGGGGTGAAGAGGCCGCACATTAGAATGAAGACCATCAGGAAGAACCACGCGACGAACATCGCCTGCTGCTGATTGTCCGACACGGCCGAAATCAGCAATCCGATGCCTAGCGGAATCAGCAGAAACCCGGCGGTGATGACGTAGAGCAAGGCCACGCTGCCCACAAACGGCGTATGGAACAGGAACCGCGCCAGCAGCATCCCGACGGTGAGTTGGTACAGGGCCGCGAGCCAGAACGGAATCAGTTTGCCGAGGATGAACTGCCACTTGCGGATGGGCGTCACGTTCAACTGCTCGATGGTCCCGATCTCCTTTTCCCGCACGATGTTCAGCGTACTCACAAACATGACCACGATGCTGATGATCTCCACCAGCAGCCCCGGCACCATAAACGTCTGGTAGTTCAGGAGCGGATTGTACCAGTAGGTCGGCACCACTTCCAGCCCTTTCGGCGAGGCTACTTGCACCCGCGCAGGCTGCACCTCAGCCTGGTACGCCTGCACGATAGCCTGTGCGTAGCCGTTCGCCAGCCCCGCCTTCACGTTGTTGATCGCATTGACCAGCACCTGCACCTGTCCCTGCCGTTCGCGCACCAGGTTCCGTTCAAAATGGGGCGGAATCACGAGCACCAGATCGGCGCGGTTCTCCAGCAGATCCTGTTCGGCCGCTGCCACCGACGGACGGGCCTCCACCAACCGGAAATAAGGCGTGTACTGAAACTTGTTGATGAGGCGACGCGCTTCCGGCGAATGGTCCTGATCGACGACCGTCAGGTTCAGGTTTTCGATCTCGTAGTTGGCCGCGTACGACAGCAGGAGCAACTGCACCAGCGGCGCGACCAGCAACAAGGCCAGCAGCGTCCGGTTGCGGCGAAGTTGCCGGAATTCTTTTTCGAGGATAAACCAGACGGTGCGCATGATGAGTGATTGAGTGAGTTGGCGATTGAGTGGATGAAGGGGTTGGTGACGACTGGCGCGATAGCGATTACGTCAGGCGGTTGTTGAGGGAGCGGAAGCCAAGGACTAACAGGAAGAGCGCCATCCCGGCCAGAACCGCCGTTTCGCGCCACAGGTCGGCGAGACCAAGCCCTTTCAGCATGATGCCTTTCAGGATGTCGATGAAGTAACGAGCGGGAATGATGGTCGAAATCCACTGCAACACGAGGGGCATGCTTTCGATTGGAAACAGGAAGCCCGACAGGATCAGCGTCGGCATCAGCAGTGAAAAGGCCGAAGTCAGCATCGCGGCTTGTTGCGAGCCCGCTCGCGTGGAAATCAGTACCCCCAACGCCAGCGCCACGAAAATGTAAAGCAAAGATTCCAGCAACAGGAGCGTCACGCTACCACGAACGGGCATGCCCAGCACCCACACGCCAAGCGCCAGGATGATGATCGCGTTGATGAACGACAACAGGAAGTAGGGTAGAAGTTTCCCCAGGATGATCTGCAATTGCCGCAGGGGCGAGACGAGCAGCACTTCCATCGTGCCCAGTTCCTTTTCACGGGCGATGGTGATGCTCGTCAGCATGGCCGACACCAGCAGCAGGATCAGCGCCATCGTGCCAGGAACAAACGTGTATTCCCCTTTCAGCGCGGGATTGAAGTAGAGACGCGATTGGGTTTCGATGCGCACGCCGGGGCCGGCCGCACCTGAGTCGGCCGCACCTGAGCCGGCCCTTGGTTGGTGACTTCCCAGCGTTTCCAGTTCGTACGTTTTGATAATGCTGCTCGCGTAATTCACCAGGCTGATCGCCGTATTCTGGTCCGACGCATCGGCGACAAGTTGGAGTTGCGCTTGTCCCAGGTGATCCAGGTCGTTCGAGAAGCCCGCCGGAATGACGAGGGCCATTTTGACGTGCCCTTCCCGGAAGGCAGCCTCTATCTGGTCGTAGGAGGTAAGGTAGTTCCGCAGTCCGAAATAGCCGGACGAAAACAGGCGGTTCTGGACGTTGCGCGCGTGGACGCCTTTGTCAAAATCGAGCACGGCAAGGTCGGCATCCTTGATTTCGTTGGTCAGCGCAAAGCCAAACAGAATCACCAGCATGATGGGCATCCCGAACAAAATCAGGAGGGTGCGCGGGTCGCGGAAGATGTGGTAAAACTCTTTCCGCACGAACATCAGAAACGATTTCATAGGCTTTATTCTTGATTTTGCGCGCCACGCGCCAGGTGGAGAAACACGTCGTTCATCGACGCGGCTTCGAATTGCCGCTTCAGTCCCGCGGGGGTATCCAGCGCCTGAATACGCCCGTCGACCATGATCGACACCCGGTCGCAGTACTCCGCTTCGTCCATATAGTGCGTGGTGATGAACACGGTGACGCCGCTGGCCGCCGCTTCGTAAATCAGGTCCCAGAATTGCCGTCGTGTGATGGGATCGACGCCTCCGGTCGGCTCGTCCAAAAACACAATCGCCGGGTCGTGCAGCAGCGCCACAGAGAAGGCCAGCTTCTGTTTCCAGCCCAGGGGCAGGCTACCGACCAGCGTGTCAGCTTCCCGTTCCAGCCCCAGCCGCTGTAGCAGCGCACCGGTCTTCTCTTTAATTGCCTTCATCCGCAGGCCGTAGACCCCGCCGTAAAAGCGGATGTTTTCGCGTACGGTCAGGTCTTCGTAGAGGGAAAACTTCTGGCTCATGTAGCCGATGTGCTGTTTGATGCGCTCGGCCTGCCGGAACACGTCGAACCCCGCCACCTGCGCCACGCCCGAAGTGGGGGTCAGCAACCCGCAGAGCATCCGGATGGCGGTGGTTTTGCCCGCGCCGTTGGCTCCCAGAAAACCGAAAATTTCTCCTTTCATCACCTCGAACGTGATGGCGTCGACGGCGGTAAAGTCACCGAACCGCTTCGTCAGTTGCTCCACATGGATGGCTTGTTCGTTCATGGAGGTTTTAAGGTTGAAAGTTGCAGGTGAAGGTTTCAGGTCGCAGGTTCGATAGACTTACCTTTCTTGTCATCCTGTCAAAGATCTTTTTACAAGGCAAGGCGATTGATCTTAAAGGGTGAGAAGATGCTTTACAGCATGACATTCCTAGTTTAATTTCTTCACTTCTGATGCTATCGTCTCTCATGTTTCCCTCCCTCTTTTTCATTTCATTTTCCACTTTTTGTCATCGCCCGGCGACCCGGTTCGAGCACTAGCGAGAAATCTTCTACCATCAACGTAAATTTGGCTTGAGACGAAAAGAGATCTCTCCTTGCGCGAGATGACAAAGAATTGAGAAGACAAATAGGCGTCAAGACGAAGGTTGTGTTTCCGGTTGTTGGAGGAGGTCCATGAAGGTGTCTTCGATTGTTGGATCGATGCGCTGCAGGTCGATTTTGGTAAAGCCTTTTTGAGTCAGGTACGCTCGAACCGCTGCCTCATCAGCCTTCTCCGTCTGAAGACTCAGGTGCGCATACTCCCCAAAGGCAAAGCAGGTGTGCGTACCGGGATACTGCCGTAGCGCTTGCAGAAAGGGGTACATTTTCTCGGCCCGGACGGCATAGAGCGGCCATCGATACGCCGACCGTAATTCCTCCGGCGTACCTACCTGCAACACCTGTCCTTGTTGCAACAGGGCCATCCGTTCGCACATCGCTGCTTCGTCCATGTAGGGCGTCGAGACCAGAATGGTAATGCCCTTGGCCTTCAGCGTGCGCAACATCTGCCAGAATTCCTGCCGCGACACGGCATCCACCCCCGTTGTGGGTTCATCGAGCAACAGCACTTCCGGCTTGTGGATGAGGGCACAGCAGAGCGCCAGCTTCTGTTTCATCCCGCCCGAGAGCGCACCCGCGCGACGTTTTTTGAACGGTGCCAGTTGTTCGTAGATGTCGCGGATCAGGTCGTAGTTCGCCTCGACCGTCGTATGAAACACCGTCGCGAAGAATTCTAGGTTCTCCTGCACGGTCAGGTCCTGGTAGAGGGAAAAGCGCCCCGGCATGTAGCCGATCCGGTTTCGGATCTCCCGAAAATCATGGACCACGTCGTAGCCTGCTACGGTCGCCGACCCTTCGTTGGCCAGCAACAGCGTCGCCAGCACCCGGAACAAGGTCGTTTTCCCGGCGCCATCCGGCCCGATTAGACCGAACAACTCCCCTTCCTCAATCTGCAGGGACACGTCGCGTACCGCCTCGACCGTCCCGTAGCGCTTGGATATATAATGGATCTCTACTGCAGACATGAGGCGTGATGCGTTAACTATTATGAAGGATAAGTTCGTCTTTTAGAAAAGTTCTGAACTCTGAACTCTGAACTCTGAACTCTGAACTCTGAACTCTTCTACTCAAACAGGACATCCGCAGGCATGCCGATCTTGAGAGAACCGTCGTTCTGCACGCCGATTTTCATCGCGTAGACCAGGTTCACGCGGTCCTCCTTCGTCTGGATCACCTTCGGCGTAAACTCCGACTTACTCGAGATCCACTCTACCTTTCCGGGATATTCGCGCCGCTCGCCGCCGGGCGCATCGACCAGCACGCGCACCTGCTGTCCCAGCTTGACGCGGGTCAACTGATCGCCACTCAGGTAGGCCCGCAAAATCAGGCGTTTTGTATCGCCCACTTTGTACAGCGGCTGCCCGTAGCTCACCACCTCGCTGGGTTCGGTGTAGACCGTCAACACGGTGCCCGCGATGGGGTTTTTCACCTGGCTCCGTTGTAACTGATCTTCGATCTGCTCGATTTGCACCCGCAACGCGTTCGCTTCGGCCGAAATGCCGCTGGTCTGTGTGCCCAACGCCGACTGTTGTACGGAGACCTGCTTTTTGGCCACGGCTAGCTGGTAGTCGAGGTCGTCGAGCTGCTTGGAGGGAACGGCGTTGGCTTCGACCAGGTTGACCACGCGCTGGCGCTCTTTCTGCAGGTTTTGTACCTGCTGCTGCAGCCCGGCGAGTTGTGCCGAGACGTTGGGCGATTTTTGCAGCGCTGCTTCGATACTGGCCTGCAGCTGAGCTTTTTTCAAGTGAAGCTGCGTGGTATCGATGAGCCCCACCGCTTGATTGGCTCCGATAGAGTCGCCTTCTTCCACCGCCAGTCGCTGGAGTTGCCCGGTAGCTTCGGCCGAGACGACGTATTCCGTTGTCTCGAAATTGCCGGAGGCGTCAAACTGGTCTTCCTGGGCACCGCAAGCACCGAGGCCCACGGCAATCAACACGAGAAGAGAATGGATTTTCATGGCATTATTCGGGGACAGCGGCCGTAGCGCCGGCGATGGTTTGTGATTCGATTTGCGCCTGAAGCAATTGCAGGCGGTGGAGTTGCTGCTGAAGTTGCGCCTGCGTCAGGGCGTTGGCTTCGGTGAAGTAATCGGCAAAACGGATGATGCCGTTTTTCAATTGCACGTCGGCGGTTTCCCGAACCCGCTGCCGTAGAACGACCAGCGCTGAATCGGTTTCCAGCAAGGTTTGGTAGCGGTCGATTTGCGCTTGCTGTTGCACCAGCTCCAGGCGTTGGTTTTTCTGAAAGACCTCTTCCTGCACCCGCACCGACTCTTGTTGCAGCCGCAGCCCTTCCAGGTCACGGCGGCGGTAGTAGAAGTTGCTGAGGTTCCAGTTAAGGCGGGCCCCCACCTGGTAATACCCGTGGAAATCGTTGCGCAGGAAGTTGAGCGTGGGGCGACCGTAGCCCGCCTGCCCGAACAAACTCAGGCGAGGGGCCAACTGCGTATCCAGCAACTGACGCTGGACTTCGAGTTGAGTACGTTGCTGTGCGTACAAGCCCAGTTCCGGACGGCTTCCCGACCCTTGTGTGGGGGCGGTTGGCGTTTCCAGCCGGGTAACTTCCTCCAAGGACTGGCCCACCAGTTCGCTTAACTGGGTCAGCATCGCCCCACGGTTCAGCGCCAGTTCTTTCAGTTGCTGATCCAGGTTCAATAACTCGGCGTCAAGCTTGTCGAGGTCTTGCAGTGTGGCGGCACCGTTCCGTTGTAATGCTACTAACGCCTCCCGTCGCTGTTGCAAATCTGCTTGCAGGGCTTCGCGCAATCGGATGTTCTCGTCAGACAGGAGTACACCGAAGTACAACTGATTGATGTGGCTGCGCAATCGGTACAATTCCACTTCCACCCGCTGGTTTTCGGTACGGTACTTCTGCTGTTCCCACTCCTGCTGCCGCCGCGTCGCTCCTGCGTCGAACAAGGTCTGGGTAGCATCAAGCGTCAGGCGGTACTGGTCCTTGGAAAGAGTCGGAATCTCCACGCCCGGGAGTTCGATGGGCAGGGTAGTCACTTCGCTCTGGTACGTGGCCTGGCCGTTTACGGCGAGTTGGGGCAACAGGCGCTGGTGGTTCAGCCGTGCGACGGCATTGGCCGCCTGCTGATCGTTCAGCGCCTTCTGACGCACCAGCGGGTAATTGGCTTTCGCCAGCGCATAGCATTCGTCCAGCGTCAGCGTTTGTGCCCAGCCCACCGGTCCACGCAGCAGGAGAAGCAAAAGAAAGAATCGTATCCTATCCATTCGCTTTAACTAATTGGTTAAACGATAGGTAAAAAAATTTACCGGGGCTGTAGCCCCCGGATGACGAACTTTTTATAAATGCATCCGATCATGAATCAAAACAAACACCTTATTTACCACTATAATAGAGTACTAAACACAAGCCATTTTATTCATTAATTGAATCGATATTTAAATTGATCCTCTTCTTACTACTAGAAATAGACCGATTACTGAAAGACCTAACTGAGCTAAAAATATATGATAGTAATACGCATTATTAAGACTCTTATTTAAGGCAGACGACAATAAATTGCTTTCTCCATATGCATGCATCAATAGCCATATTGCCGTAAGAGAGAATATTTTTACACAAAAGTAAAGTGCTATATAATGAAGCAGAGATGTATACCAATTACGTCTATTAAAAAACAGAACTGTGAAAACAACTGATAAGAGAAATACAAAACCTTCGATACCTATTGAATTAATTCCTCCATTTGCAAGCATTGTTGTATCATTTATGGGCTTAGTATAACTCAAAAAGAGTGACACTAGAAAAGTAGCTAGCAATGCGCCAAAGAGATATACTACTTTATAATTTTCCACAAGCTGATCTAATCCTTATTTGGCTGTAGTCCCCGGATGATGAACTCCGCGACTTCTGTACGCCGGAGGTCCATTTCCTTTTTGAAGGCGGCCTTGTCCAATGAGAACAGCAACTGCAACAAGGGACGCCCCAGAAACGGGAATACACAAAGCGAAATGATATTCATAAGCAACTGTGGCACCGTAATGGGCACGATCTGGCCCTGAGCGACCGCTTCGTCGATTTGCCGCTGCAACGTGGCCAACGCAATTTTCTCGACGGGAACGATGTGCGCAGCAAAGTGTTCGGGGTTGCGGTTGATCTCGTTGATGATGAAGATAGGCAGGTAGCTGTTGAGTGACAGGAAGGTGATATAGGTATCGACCACCCGGCGAATCTTCTCAAACAAGTCTACCTCGTCGTTCATCACCTGGGTGAGGCGCGGCAGCATCACCTTCACCGCCCGACCGATGATCTGCTGGAACAATTTGTCTTTGCTCCGGAAATAATAATGCAAAAGCGCTTTGTTGATGCCCGCCCGGTCGGCAATCTCCTGCATCCGTGCCCCATCGAGTCCTTTTTGTAGGAACACCTCGTGCGCCGCTTCCAGAATCCGCTCTTCCGTATTGGCTTTGTCTGTCTCTGCCATCTTTACCTTTTGGATTAACCATTTGGTTAATGCATGCAACTACGCTTATTCTTCCGGAAAATACAACTACCAAGAAAGTTTTTTATTCAGCGCACGTCCAGACGGCGTACGTCCCAGTAGCCTAACACGGTAAAAACGGCGAAATACAGCAGGCTGAGAAGTTCGACGGTGCTGACCGGCCCCCACTGCAACGCGGAAAACTCGCCGCGATACACGCGGGTGTAGAGCAACGGGTAGGCATACGGAAAGTAGAGTACCAGCGCACTACTTTTCGCCAGGAGAGTCGCGGCCACAAACCCGATGACGCCTGCACCCAATGCCACCACAAAACTGCGGAACCGGATGCTGATCCAGTATTGAATCGCCAGCAGCCCCAGCATCGAAACAACAGTTTTGAAACCGAGCGCGAACACCTGTCCGAAGTCTGGCCACGCGTGCAGCAAGCCGCTTTCGGGACGGACAAGGCCGGTGAGGAGTCCGGCGACGAGCATACCCATAATAAAATAGAG from Catalinimonas alkaloidigena includes:
- a CDS encoding ABC transporter permease, translating into MRTVWFILEKEFRQLRRNRTLLALLLVAPLVQLLLLSYAANYEIENLNLTVVDQDHSPEARRLINKFQYTPYFRLVEARPSVAAAEQDLLENRADLVLVIPPHFERNLVRERQGQVQVLVNAINNVKAGLANGYAQAIVQAYQAEVQPARVQVASPKGLEVVPTYWYNPLLNYQTFMVPGLLVEIISIVVMFVSTLNIVREKEIGTIEQLNVTPIRKWQFILGKLIPFWLAALYQLTVGMLLARFLFHTPFVGSVALLYVITAGFLLIPLGIGLLISAVSDNQQQAMFVAWFFLMVFILMCGLFTPPEYMPTWAQAINRFNPLYYIIRTSRMILLKGSTFANVRGEVIAIFVMAVAINLLAVWRYRKTTG
- a CDS encoding TetR/AcrR family transcriptional regulator, giving the protein MAETDKANTEERILEAAHEVFLQKGLDGARMQEIADRAGINKALLHYYFRSKDKLFQQIIGRAVKVMLPRLTQVMNDEVDLFEKIRRVVDTYITFLSLNSYLPIFIINEINRNPEHFAAHIVPVEKIALATLQRQIDEAVAQGQIVPITVPQLLMNIISLCVFPFLGRPLLQLLFSLDKAAFKKEMDLRRTEVAEFIIRGLQPNKD
- a CDS encoding ABC transporter ATP-binding protein, which encodes MNEQAIHVEQLTKRFGDFTAVDAITFEVMKGEIFGFLGANGAGKTTAIRMLCGLLTPTSGVAQVAGFDVFRQAERIKQHIGYMSQKFSLYEDLTVRENIRFYGGVYGLRMKAIKEKTGALLQRLGLEREADTLVGSLPLGWKQKLAFSVALLHDPAIVFLDEPTGGVDPITRRQFWDLIYEAAASGVTVFITTHYMDEAEYCDRVSIMVDGRIQALDTPAGLKRQFEAASMNDVFLHLARGAQNQE
- a CDS encoding ABC transporter permease; this translates as MFHFRTSLRAEILKGKNSFAFWLAAVGTTCVLVVLWMLQLFGHAVVPTSESPWRAWIDAFYAGTDFILLPLFVIIIASLVAYQEHAGAMWKHLYALGVSRWDLYVSKLVYIALLFAAAHLYFIMGMLVAGLLTGLVRPESGLLHAWPDFGQVFALGFKTVVSMLGLLAIQYWISIRFRSFVVALGAGVIGFVAATLLAKSSALVLYFPYAYPLLYTRVYRGEFSALQWGPVSTVELLSLLYFAVFTVLGYWDVRRLDVR
- a CDS encoding HlyD family secretion protein, producing MKIHSLLVLIAVGLGACGAQEDQFDASGNFETTEYVVSAEATGQLQRLAVEEGDSIGANQAVGLIDTTQLHLKKAQLQASIEAALQKSPNVSAQLAGLQQQVQNLQKERQRVVNLVEANAVPSKQLDDLDYQLAVAKKQVSVQQSALGTQTSGISAEANALRVQIEQIEDQLQRSQVKNPIAGTVLTVYTEPSEVVSYGQPLYKVGDTKRLILRAYLSGDQLTRVKLGQQVRVLVDAPGGERREYPGKVEWISSKSEFTPKVIQTKEDRVNLVYAMKIGVQNDGSLKIGMPADVLFE
- a CDS encoding ABC transporter permease, with protein sequence MKSFLMFVRKEFYHIFRDPRTLLILFGMPIMLVILFGFALTNEIKDADLAVLDFDKGVHARNVQNRLFSSGYFGLRNYLTSYDQIEAAFREGHVKMALVIPAGFSNDLDHLGQAQLQLVADASDQNTAISLVNYASSIIKTYELETLGSHQPRAGSGAADSGAAGPGVRIETQSRLYFNPALKGEYTFVPGTMALILLLVSAMLTSITIAREKELGTMEVLLVSPLRQLQIILGKLLPYFLLSFINAIIILALGVWVLGMPVRGSVTLLLLESLLYIFVALALGVLISTRAGSQQAAMLTSAFSLLMPTLILSGFLFPIESMPLVLQWISTIIPARYFIDILKGIMLKGLGLADLWRETAVLAGMALFLLVLGFRSLNNRLT
- a CDS encoding TolC family protein, coding for MDRIRFFLLLLLLRGPVGWAQTLTLDECYALAKANYPLVRQKALNDQQAANAVARLNHQRLLPQLAVNGQATYQSEVTTLPIELPGVEIPTLSKDQYRLTLDATQTLFDAGATRRQQEWEQQKYRTENQRVEVELYRLRSHINQLYFGVLLSDENIRLREALQADLQQRREALVALQRNGAATLQDLDKLDAELLNLDQQLKELALNRGAMLTQLSELVGQSLEEVTRLETPTAPTQGSGSRPELGLYAQQRTQLEVQRQLLDTQLAPRLSLFGQAGYGRPTLNFLRNDFHGYYQVGARLNWNLSNFYYRRRDLEGLRLQQESVRVQEEVFQKNQRLELVQQQAQIDRYQTLLETDSALVVLRQRVRETADVQLKNGIIRFADYFTEANALTQAQLQQQLHRLQLLQAQIESQTIAGATAAVPE
- a CDS encoding ABC transporter ATP-binding protein — encoded protein: MSAVEIHYISKRYGTVEAVRDVSLQIEEGELFGLIGPDGAGKTTLFRVLATLLLANEGSATVAGYDVVHDFREIRNRIGYMPGRFSLYQDLTVQENLEFFATVFHTTVEANYDLIRDIYEQLAPFKKRRAGALSGGMKQKLALCCALIHKPEVLLLDEPTTGVDAVSRQEFWQMLRTLKAKGITILVSTPYMDEAAMCERMALLQQGQVLQVGTPEELRSAYRWPLYAVRAEKMYPFLQALRQYPGTHTCFAFGEYAHLSLQTEKADEAAVRAYLTQKGFTKIDLQRIDPTIEDTFMDLLQQPETQPSS